The proteins below come from a single Candidatus Methylomirabilis sp. genomic window:
- a CDS encoding glycosyltransferase, translating into MPALLSLLEALCLIAISLVCLRILVGHLTAWRVLAAARRLPDPPGGWPGVSLIKPVRGLDEEADANLASFLGLDYPGKHEVLFCVEEERDPAVPVIRRLLRTHPEAEARLLVRPRSNPGILGKIHNMMVGVEASRHPVLLFSDADVRAGAGYVQDLVRPLADPRVGLAFGAPVVAGGQTAAAGLLALAVNDAILLIAPAVALQRVEGACGASMAIRRETLEAVGGLAPFAGQIADDAALGRAVRRAGLQIALTASPIRIIQRRTSLRQWWSLMHRWFVTVRRLFPALYACYPLAEFGFLWGVLYAALRTAEGADGIVWLLPFGMAALAAASMAVLCLRFARTPEILRWLWLLPALDLLRAAVWVAAYLSSEVSWRGRRLRVLRGGLAVPVEQ; encoded by the coding sequence GTGCCTGCTCTCCTCTCCCTGCTCGAAGCCCTCTGTTTGATCGCCATCAGCCTCGTTTGCCTGCGGATCCTGGTCGGGCACCTGACCGCCTGGAGGGTCCTGGCGGCGGCCCGGCGTCTCCCGGACCCCCCCGGTGGCTGGCCGGGGGTGAGCCTCATCAAGCCGGTCCGCGGCCTGGACGAGGAGGCGGATGCGAACCTCGCCAGCTTCCTCGGTCTGGACTATCCGGGGAAGCATGAGGTCCTCTTCTGCGTCGAGGAGGAGCGGGATCCCGCGGTGCCCGTCATCCGCCGTCTCCTCCGCACGCACCCGGAGGCGGAGGCGCGCCTGCTGGTGCGGCCGCGGAGCAACCCGGGCATCCTGGGGAAGATCCACAACATGATGGTGGGTGTGGAGGCGAGCCGGCATCCGGTCCTCCTGTTCAGCGATGCCGATGTCCGGGCCGGGGCCGGCTACGTGCAGGATCTCGTCCGTCCGCTCGCCGACCCCCGAGTGGGGCTCGCCTTCGGCGCACCGGTCGTCGCCGGGGGGCAGACGGCGGCCGCCGGCCTCCTCGCCCTGGCGGTGAACGACGCGATCCTCCTGATCGCGCCGGCCGTGGCCCTGCAGCGCGTCGAGGGGGCCTGCGGGGCCAGCATGGCGATCCGCCGCGAGACCCTCGAGGCCGTCGGCGGCCTCGCCCCCTTCGCCGGACAGATCGCCGATGATGCGGCGCTCGGGCGGGCGGTCCGGCGGGCCGGGCTCCAGATCGCCCTGACCGCCTCGCCGATCCGGATCATCCAGCGACGGACCTCCCTGCGGCAGTGGTGGAGCCTGATGCACCGGTGGTTCGTGACCGTCCGCCGGCTCTTCCCCGCCCTCTACGCCTGTTACCCCCTGGCCGAGTTCGGGTTCCTCTGGGGCGTGCTGTACGCGGCACTCCGGACGGCGGAGGGGGCGGACGGCATCGTCTGGCTCCTCCCATTCGGTATGGCCGCCCTCGCCGCCGCCTCGATGGCGGTCCTGTGCCTCCGCTTCGCCCGGACCCCCGAGATCCTGCGCTGGCTCTGGCTGCTTCCCGCCCTCGACCTCCTGCGCGCCGCCGTCTGGGTGGCAGCCTACCTCTCCTCCGAAGTCTCCTGGCGGGGGCGCCGGCTGCGCGTCCTGCGGGGCGGCCTGGCCGTTCCCGTGGAGCAGTAG
- a CDS encoding metal-dependent hydrolase: protein MPLSRDVAITYLGHATFKVVTPGKKVVLIDPWVAGNPACPENLKAFDRLDLMLLTHAHFDHIGDAVALGKKHKPKVVGIYELTHWLEKKGVAGTLPMNKGGTQVVDGIRITMVHADHSCGILDGDEILYGGEAVGYVVELENGFKFYHAGDTNVFSDMKLIANLYRPELVMLPIGGLFTMSPREAAAACRLLGARRVIPMHYATFPPLTGTPEELRKLTKDLKGLEITALKPGETLK from the coding sequence ATGCCGCTGAGCCGGGACGTCGCCATCACCTACCTGGGCCACGCCACCTTCAAGGTGGTGACGCCGGGCAAGAAGGTCGTCCTGATTGATCCCTGGGTGGCCGGCAACCCGGCGTGCCCCGAGAACCTGAAGGCGTTCGACCGCCTGGACCTGATGCTCCTCACCCACGCCCACTTCGACCACATCGGGGATGCCGTGGCCCTGGGCAAGAAGCACAAGCCGAAGGTCGTGGGGATCTACGAGCTCACCCACTGGCTGGAGAAGAAGGGGGTCGCCGGCACGCTCCCCATGAACAAGGGGGGGACGCAGGTGGTGGATGGGATCCGGATCACGATGGTCCACGCCGACCACTCCTGCGGCATTCTGGATGGGGACGAGATCCTCTACGGAGGAGAGGCGGTGGGGTACGTGGTCGAGCTGGAGAACGGCTTCAAGTTCTACCACGCCGGCGACACGAACGTCTTCTCGGACATGAAGCTCATCGCCAACCTGTACCGGCCGGAGCTGGTGATGCTGCCCATCGGGGGCCTCTTTACCATGTCCCCGCGCGAGGCCGCAGCCGCGTGCCGGCTGCTCGGCGCCAGGCGCGTCATCCCGATGCACTACGCGACCTTCCCGCCGCTGACCGGGACGCCGGAGGAGCTCCGCAAGCTGACCAAGGATCTGAAGGGCCTGGAAATCACCGCCCTCAAGCCGGGGGAGACCCTGAAATAG
- a CDS encoding dienelactone hydrolase family protein has translation MPHEGQSITFRSGADRAQGYLARPAGAGPFPALVVVHEIHGLTDHIRDVARRFAAEGYVACALDLYSREGPPKPEALKDPAARNAFVGSLPDRRLVGDVQAAAAHLRSLPAVRRDRAGVVGFCMGGTVALLTACHTPDLAAAVAFYGGRLVYREITEHKPASPVDLVGHIGCPILCLYGSADASVPLPDIERLRDTLEKHRKTFEFKIYPGAPHAFFNDTRELYRPEEARDAWQRTLAFLEKHLQH, from the coding sequence GTGCCGCACGAGGGACAGAGCATCACCTTCCGCAGCGGAGCGGACCGGGCCCAGGGGTACCTGGCCCGCCCGGCGGGCGCCGGCCCCTTCCCGGCCCTGGTGGTGGTTCATGAGATCCACGGCCTCACGGACCACATCCGGGACGTGGCGCGGCGCTTCGCCGCCGAGGGCTACGTCGCGTGCGCCCTGGACCTGTACAGCCGGGAAGGACCGCCCAAGCCGGAAGCGCTCAAGGACCCGGCCGCGCGCAACGCCTTCGTCGGCTCCCTCCCGGACCGGCGCCTCGTGGGGGATGTGCAGGCCGCGGCGGCGCACCTCCGGAGCCTCCCCGCGGTCCGCCGGGACCGGGCGGGTGTGGTCGGCTTCTGCATGGGGGGGACCGTCGCGCTCCTCACCGCGTGCCACACGCCGGACCTGGCCGCCGCGGTCGCCTTCTACGGCGGGCGGCTCGTCTACCGGGAGATCACCGAGCACAAGCCGGCCTCGCCGGTGGACCTGGTCGGCCACATCGGATGCCCCATCCTCTGCCTCTACGGGAGCGCCGACGCGAGCGTGCCCCTCCCGGACATCGAGCGGCTCCGGGATACCCTCGAGAAGCACCGGAAGACCTTCGAGTTCAAGATCTACCCCGGCGCCCCGCATGCCTTCTTCAACGACACCCGGGAGTTGTATCGGCCCGAGGAGGCGCGCGACGCCTGGCAACGGACGCTCGCGTTCCTGGAGAAGCACCTGCAGCACTGA